A single region of the Biomaibacter acetigenes genome encodes:
- a CDS encoding transketolase family protein, whose product MPKVATREAYGQALAELGEEIKDIVVLDADLSKSTKTSVFAKKFPERFFNMGIAEQNLMGTAAGLATCGKIPFASTFAIFAAGRAFEQVRNSICYPQLNVKIAATHAGITVGEDGATHQSVEDIALMRTIPHMTVINPADAEEAKQAVRAAALHKGPVYLRFGRHPVETIFDENYKFEIGKGVILKEGKDVAIIATGVMVGEALKAAKILAGEGINAMVVNISTIKPIDKEVILKAAGCGAIVTAEEHNIIGGLGSAVAEVLAEEKPTPIKRIGIADEFGQSGNPDELLKIYHLTAEDIAKAAKELKGKN is encoded by the coding sequence ATGCCGAAAGTTGCCACTCGTGAAGCCTACGGCCAGGCTCTGGCGGAGCTTGGCGAAGAGATAAAGGATATAGTGGTCCTGGATGCAGACCTTTCAAAATCCACCAAGACCAGCGTATTTGCCAAGAAATTTCCCGAGAGATTTTTCAACATGGGTATAGCCGAACAGAATCTAATGGGCACCGCAGCAGGTCTTGCCACCTGCGGCAAGATACCCTTTGCCAGCACATTTGCCATATTTGCCGCCGGCAGAGCCTTTGAACAGGTAAGAAACTCCATATGCTATCCGCAGTTGAACGTAAAAATAGCCGCCACCCATGCGGGCATAACCGTGGGTGAAGACGGAGCCACCCACCAGTCGGTAGAAGACATAGCCCTAATGAGAACTATTCCCCACATGACAGTCATAAACCCCGCCGATGCCGAAGAAGCAAAACAGGCCGTGAGAGCCGCAGCCCTTCATAAGGGGCCAGTATACCTCAGATTCGGCCGCCATCCGGTAGAAACCATCTTTGATGAAAATTATAAATTTGAAATAGGGAAAGGAGTAATCCTGAAAGAAGGAAAAGATGTAGCTATCATCGCTACAGGAGTCATGGTAGGCGAAGCTTTAAAGGCCGCAAAAATCCTGGCCGGAGAAGGTATAAACGCCATGGTGGTGAACATATCCACCATAAAACCCATTGATAAAGAAGTGATTCTAAAAGCTGCAGGGTGCGGCGCCATAGTCACCGCCGAAGAACACAACATCATTGGAGGTCTGGGCAGCGCTGTGGCCGAAGTGCTGGCAGAAGAAAAGCCCACCCCCATAAAGAGGATAGGCATAGCCGACGAGTTCGGCCAGTCGGGAAACCCCGATGAACTCCTCAAGATATACCATCTGACTGCGGAGGATATAGCAAAAGCGGCCAAAGAACTGAAAGGTAAAAATTAA
- a CDS encoding transketolase, with protein sequence MNLTNEKLQELTFMARTIRRHIVEMTAEAGSGHPGGSLSCSDILTALYFNVLRVDPKRPAWSERDRFILSKGHAAPALYAVLAEKGYFPKEELMKLRKTGAMLQGHPDMKGTPGLDMTTGSLGQGLSAANGMALAGKLDKKDYRVYVLLGDGETEEGQVWEAAMASAHYKLDNLTAFVDHNGLQIDGPITQVMSPEKIQDKFKAFGWHVIDIDGHDFNQILEAVEEAKNTKDKPTVIVAKTVKGKGVPFMENIVDWHGKAPSKEQAEEALKAL encoded by the coding sequence GTGAATTTAACAAATGAAAAACTCCAGGAACTTACATTCATGGCCCGCACCATCCGGCGGCACATCGTCGAGATGACTGCCGAAGCGGGTTCCGGCCATCCGGGAGGGTCCCTCTCGTGTTCCGATATCCTGACAGCCCTGTATTTTAATGTGCTCCGAGTGGACCCAAAACGTCCCGCATGGTCGGAAAGAGACCGTTTCATACTATCAAAAGGGCATGCTGCCCCTGCTCTTTATGCGGTGCTGGCAGAAAAAGGATATTTTCCCAAAGAAGAACTCATGAAACTCAGAAAGACCGGTGCCATGCTCCAGGGACATCCCGACATGAAAGGAACGCCGGGCCTTGACATGACCACCGGTTCCCTGGGCCAGGGGTTATCCGCCGCCAATGGAATGGCCCTGGCAGGGAAGCTGGACAAAAAGGACTACAGAGTATATGTACTGCTGGGAGATGGAGAAACAGAAGAAGGCCAGGTATGGGAAGCAGCCATGGCATCGGCCCACTATAAACTGGACAACCTCACGGCCTTTGTAGACCACAACGGCCTGCAGATAGACGGCCCCATCACCCAGGTCATGTCACCGGAGAAAATACAGGACAAATTCAAAGCCTTCGGCTGGCACGTAATCGACATAGACGGCCATGACTTTAATCAAATACTTGAGGCCGTAGAAGAAGCCAAAAACACCAAAGATAAGCCCACAGTAATCGTTGCCAAAACGGTAAAGGGCAAAGGCGTGCCCTTTATGGAAAACATAGTGGACTGGCACGGAAAAGCACCTTCTAAAGAGCAAGCTGAAGAAGCATTAAAAGCACTTTAG
- a CDS encoding YitT family protein, with product MKIKTFLLEYLQIVIGSFIGSLGLTMFLVPNKVAAGGVSGLATVLHYLFGLPVGWTMLAMNIPLFVAGVIFLGKGFGLKTLAGALLFSVFTEATKNFPVLTHDLLLSTVYGGLILGAGLGIVFRARGSTGGSDLAAMLINYFIPTVSIGQGILFVDFFVIGLDGVAFNWELAMYSWIALYVSSKVIDLIQEGVNYSKAVYIISDEAENISRKILNEMERGVTFLGAKGAYTGEEKNVLMCVVTRLELTRLKNIVHELDPRAFVIVHDVHEVLGEGFSFGNESGKVPLKNKNR from the coding sequence ATGAAAATAAAAACCTTTTTACTGGAATACCTGCAAATAGTCATAGGTTCATTTATAGGTTCTCTTGGCCTCACCATGTTCCTGGTGCCCAACAAGGTAGCAGCAGGGGGTGTGAGCGGTCTTGCCACAGTACTCCATTACCTTTTTGGCTTGCCGGTAGGATGGACCATGCTGGCCATGAATATCCCGCTTTTTGTGGCAGGGGTAATTTTTTTAGGGAAGGGTTTTGGGCTCAAGACCCTGGCAGGGGCGCTGCTGTTCTCGGTATTTACGGAGGCCACAAAAAATTTCCCGGTGCTTACCCATGACCTGCTCCTTTCCACAGTATACGGAGGTTTGATACTGGGTGCAGGGTTGGGCATAGTTTTCCGGGCCCGGGGTTCCACCGGAGGTTCAGATCTGGCAGCCATGCTTATTAATTACTTCATTCCCACCGTAAGCATAGGCCAGGGTATCCTTTTTGTAGATTTTTTTGTAATAGGCCTTGATGGTGTGGCTTTTAACTGGGAGCTTGCCATGTATTCGTGGATAGCCCTCTATGTTAGCAGCAAGGTAATAGACCTTATTCAGGAAGGTGTAAATTATTCCAAGGCCGTATACATAATTTCCGATGAGGCAGAAAATATTTCCCGGAAAATATTAAATGAAATGGAGCGGGGAGTAACCTTTCTGGGAGCTAAAGGTGCATATACCGGCGAAGAAAAGAATGTACTTATGTGTGTGGTGACGCGTCTGGAACTCACACGCCTGAAAAACATAGTCCATGAACTGGACCCCAGAGCTTTCGTGATAGTCCATGATGTACATGAAGTGCTAGGGGAAGGATTCAGCTTTGGCAATGAGTCGGGAAAGGTTCCCCTGAAAAATAAAAACCGGTAG
- a CDS encoding WecB/TagA/CpsF family glycosyltransferase, with amino-acid sequence MTSPSTQKIKIMGILLDRVDYDRALQKIERFLETGGPGVIVTPNAEIIMAARKNEKLKEAVNGADLCFPDGIGVVLAARIIGKSLYGRTAGFDLMTQMLDMAARRNLSVFLLGGKPGVAEEAAGSIKVKFPGIKIAGTHHGYFDENGEGQIIDMINKSGAHILLVAMGAPKQEIFMIKNRNKLHCSIAMGVGGSLDVLAGRVHRAPVFMQKAGLEWLYRLVTQPTRIKRMSVLPLFIIDVILDRLRQNKL; translated from the coding sequence ATGACATCCCCCTCCACACAAAAAATAAAAATTATGGGAATACTTCTGGATAGAGTTGATTATGATAGAGCGCTTCAAAAAATAGAAAGGTTTCTAGAAACCGGTGGCCCGGGAGTGATAGTGACTCCCAATGCGGAAATCATAATGGCTGCAAGGAAAAATGAGAAGCTCAAAGAAGCCGTAAACGGTGCTGACCTCTGCTTTCCCGATGGCATAGGAGTGGTGCTGGCCGCCAGGATCATCGGAAAATCTCTCTACGGCAGAACTGCGGGCTTTGACCTTATGACACAAATGCTGGACATGGCGGCCCGGCGGAATTTATCCGTGTTTTTGCTGGGAGGGAAACCTGGGGTGGCGGAAGAAGCTGCCGGTAGTATAAAGGTAAAATTCCCCGGAATCAAAATAGCAGGCACCCACCATGGTTATTTCGATGAAAATGGGGAAGGGCAGATAATAGACATGATAAATAAATCGGGCGCCCATATCCTTCTGGTGGCCATGGGAGCTCCAAAACAGGAAATTTTTATGATAAAAAATCGCAACAAACTCCACTGCAGTATAGCTATGGGAGTAGGAGGCAGCCTGGATGTACTTGCCGGAAGGGTTCATCGGGCACCGGTTTTTATGCAAAAAGCCGGGCTGGAATGGCTCTACAGGCTCGTCACTCAGCCCACGAGGATTAAACGGATGAGTGTGCTCCCCCTTTTTATTATAGATGTTATACTGGACAGGTTGAGGCAAAACAAGTTGTAA
- a CDS encoding glycosyltransferase family 4 protein — MKKVLHVLTDANMGGAGRYLFNLLSGWDYDRFEVLVACPTGGELERQLGRTGIRVFALSGGENSLKFEHIKELMGIISREKIDIVHSHASFSGRIAGKLSGCRVVITCHGLGQGKNGFIQRVITGTLSRFFTDSIIAISRAVKISLMETGVPADMIKIIYNGIDLSRFNNVEPRLKREFGLAGRSPIIGIVARLVPEKGYEYALKAMPVVLKKFPGALMVIVGDGPLRQALEDLCRELEISEHVVFLGYQDRVEGLTADFDVFLLPSISEGLGLSLLEAMALGKPVVATEVGGIPEVVKSGVNGLLVPPGDDRALAEAIIKILSSKQMAFSLGQAAKNTVFDKFSARYMAEKTMEIYDKILQKEGSR; from the coding sequence ATGAAAAAAGTTCTTCATGTCCTTACCGATGCAAATATGGGCGGTGCCGGGCGCTACCTGTTTAATCTCCTTTCAGGCTGGGATTACGACCGCTTTGAGGTTTTGGTGGCATGCCCGACGGGAGGAGAACTGGAAAGGCAGCTTGGGCGAACGGGCATAAGAGTTTTTGCGCTTTCCGGGGGAGAAAATTCCCTGAAATTTGAGCATATTAAGGAACTCATGGGAATCATATCCCGGGAAAAAATCGACATCGTCCATAGTCATGCAAGCTTTTCCGGCCGCATTGCCGGTAAACTCTCCGGGTGCAGGGTGGTGATCACATGCCACGGCCTGGGACAGGGCAAAAATGGTTTTATTCAAAGGGTTATCACAGGAACTCTCTCTAGATTTTTTACAGACAGCATTATTGCCATTTCCCGGGCTGTGAAAATAAGCCTGATGGAGACCGGTGTTCCGGCGGACATGATAAAAATCATATACAATGGTATAGACCTTTCGAGATTTAATAACGTTGAACCCCGGCTAAAAAGGGAATTCGGCCTGGCGGGCAGAAGCCCAATTATCGGCATAGTTGCAAGACTTGTACCGGAAAAAGGCTATGAATACGCTCTGAAAGCCATGCCCGTAGTGTTAAAAAAGTTCCCCGGTGCTTTGATGGTTATAGTGGGGGATGGACCGCTTAGGCAAGCCCTGGAGGACCTGTGCCGGGAGCTGGAAATATCCGAACATGTGGTTTTCCTCGGCTATCAGGACCGGGTAGAGGGCTTGACTGCTGATTTTGATGTATTTCTTCTGCCTTCCATCAGTGAAGGTCTGGGGCTCTCGCTGCTGGAAGCCATGGCTCTGGGTAAACCGGTGGTGGCCACCGAAGTTGGGGGGATTCCAGAAGTGGTGAAAAGCGGAGTCAACGGCCTGTTGGTGCCGCCGGGAGATGACAGGGCTCTGGCCGAAGCTATTATAAAGATTTTATCATCAAAGCAAATGGCATTTTCTCTGGGTCAGGCGGCCAAAAACACCGTCTTTGACAAATTTTCAGCCCGATATATGGCGGAAAAGACCATGGAAATCTATGATAAAATCCTCCAAAAGGAGGGTAGCAGATGA
- a CDS encoding heme NO-binding domain-containing protein: MKATVVHTWVKTLEELYDKNVIQKHVGSAGIESEELFSPLSDIPDEKVHHMIKSISNEVGEPSGTIWRKIGRKNVATFSRWFPSFFENRKLRSFLLMMDKVHQVLTKMIPGARPPRLLIIHETPFEVIMRYESHRKMYDYFLGLLEGSREFFKEEMDIVKMDEGSADGRHYMTVRLKFSSPSYAKKNFMPNILLSFGFLRSIAAKLAVATLLTNGILAFFLTGNKPFAAILLVVAASFMAYIFAALLLSPFKYIKKEIQSISDLQFQDRTEIKTRDVFEELMKEINKARKNLQDDLLFLKGGTDDLVNFTGYFTQVADKMKSISDEISQVVAEVAQSAVQQAEETESAVNTLDSNINGLNFISQKEEEGKNLLAESTEHALMVSDEVSRAIQGIEDTLKDFEYIKQQSEELAQSAGEIMEIVNTVERIADQTNLLSLNAAIEAARAGESGRGFAVVANEVRTLADESKLAVKKISKNLQDFSGKVTVLSDHFVKQFEKLKSSSESLNKAGKSTALSSQRTGEVTTAVVTLIEQLNSETVKIKNVVDNLHSLAAIAEENSASSEEMSASITDYSGRIKELTGYIAGLKDLSEKFRNQLKKYAI, encoded by the coding sequence ATGAAGGCAACGGTGGTCCATACGTGGGTTAAGACATTGGAAGAGCTATATGACAAAAATGTTATTCAAAAGCATGTAGGTTCCGCAGGAATCGAGTCCGAAGAGCTTTTTTCTCCCCTTTCCGACATTCCAGATGAAAAGGTCCACCACATGATAAAATCCATCAGCAATGAAGTTGGGGAACCCTCTGGAACCATATGGAGAAAAATCGGCCGAAAAAATGTGGCTACCTTTTCCCGGTGGTTCCCGTCATTTTTTGAGAACAGAAAGCTCAGGAGCTTTTTGTTGATGATGGACAAGGTCCATCAGGTCCTGACAAAGATGATACCCGGAGCGAGGCCTCCACGGCTGCTCATAATTCATGAAACCCCCTTTGAAGTTATCATGAGGTACGAATCCCATCGTAAAATGTATGATTACTTCCTGGGCCTTCTGGAAGGAAGCCGGGAATTTTTCAAGGAAGAAATGGATATTGTAAAGATGGATGAAGGTTCGGCTGACGGCAGGCACTACATGACCGTGAGGCTGAAGTTTAGTTCTCCATCTTATGCGAAAAAGAACTTCATGCCAAATATTCTTCTTTCCTTTGGATTTCTGCGCTCTATTGCTGCAAAGCTTGCCGTGGCAACTCTGCTTACGAATGGAATCCTGGCATTCTTTTTAACAGGCAATAAACCCTTTGCCGCCATCTTGCTGGTAGTTGCTGCATCTTTTATGGCATATATTTTCGCGGCTTTATTACTCTCTCCTTTTAAATATATAAAGAAAGAAATCCAATCAATTTCAGACCTGCAATTTCAGGATAGGACCGAAATAAAGACCCGGGATGTATTCGAAGAACTGATGAAAGAAATCAATAAGGCCAGAAAAAACCTGCAGGATGACCTTCTGTTCTTGAAGGGCGGCACCGATGATCTCGTTAATTTCACTGGATATTTCACCCAGGTAGCCGACAAGATGAAGAGCATATCCGATGAAATCTCCCAGGTGGTAGCAGAAGTGGCTCAGAGTGCCGTGCAGCAGGCTGAAGAAACCGAAAGTGCTGTCAACACGCTGGATTCCAATATCAACGGTCTGAATTTCATTTCTCAAAAGGAAGAAGAGGGCAAAAACCTCCTGGCGGAATCCACCGAACATGCCCTCATGGTCTCCGATGAAGTTTCTCGTGCAATACAGGGCATTGAAGATACCCTCAAGGATTTTGAATATATTAAACAGCAATCCGAGGAACTGGCTCAAAGCGCAGGGGAAATCATGGAAATCGTCAACACCGTGGAAAGAATCGCAGACCAGACCAACCTTCTTTCTTTAAACGCAGCCATAGAGGCGGCCCGGGCCGGAGAATCGGGGCGCGGGTTCGCGGTGGTGGCCAATGAGGTGAGAACGCTGGCCGATGAGTCCAAACTTGCAGTTAAAAAAATAAGCAAGAACCTCCAGGATTTTTCCGGAAAGGTCACGGTCCTTTCAGATCACTTCGTAAAGCAGTTTGAAAAACTTAAAAGCAGCAGCGAATCGCTGAATAAAGCCGGTAAAAGTACCGCTCTCAGCAGCCAGAGGACGGGAGAAGTCACCACGGCAGTTGTGACTCTCATAGAGCAGCTCAATTCTGAGACGGTAAAAATAAAAAATGTAGTGGACAACCTTCACTCTTTGGCAGCCATTGCCGAAGAAAACTCCGCCTCTTCCGAAGAAATGAGCGCCAGCATCACCGATTATTCCGGCCGGATAAAGGAGCTAACCGGATATATTGCCGGGCTGAAAGACCTTTCAGAAAAGTTCAGAAATCAGTTGAAAAAATATGCAATTTAA
- a CDS encoding ROK family protein, with protein MLRYVVGIDVGGTKIAACLMDEEGKMPGRATFPTLASEGPKAVIGRIKQSFFEVLKQGQIEQNQVAALGIGMPGPLDTKKGIVKNTPNLPGWIDIPLLQILKSEINLPMVLENDANAAALGENLYGAGKGIDNFVYITISTGIGGGVVLNGRLFKGQDGNAAEIGHMTINFDGPRCGCGNQGCWEAYASGTALARFAREKIAAGEATKIKELAGEENIKAEHVFAAAKKGDKFALELIEKEGFYLGVGLANVVNAYNPKRIAIGGGLTHEWNMFYDRMMQVMRERALGASIEGLEVVKAALSKDVGVIGAAAVAWSIC; from the coding sequence ATTTTGCGATATGTTGTAGGAATAGATGTGGGAGGGACCAAGATTGCCGCTTGCCTGATGGACGAAGAGGGTAAAATGCCCGGAAGGGCAACATTCCCGACCCTCGCCAGTGAAGGTCCTAAAGCTGTTATCGGCAGGATAAAACAAAGTTTTTTTGAGGTATTAAAACAGGGGCAAATAGAGCAGAACCAGGTAGCAGCACTGGGTATAGGCATGCCGGGCCCTCTTGATACAAAAAAAGGAATCGTAAAAAATACACCTAATTTACCTGGATGGATAGACATACCTCTTTTGCAGATATTAAAAAGCGAAATAAATTTACCGATGGTGCTAGAAAATGATGCCAATGCCGCAGCCCTGGGTGAAAATCTTTACGGCGCAGGGAAGGGCATTGACAACTTTGTCTATATAACCATAAGCACCGGCATCGGCGGCGGTGTGGTCTTAAATGGCAGGCTCTTCAAGGGACAAGATGGCAATGCGGCGGAAATAGGCCATATGACAATAAACTTCGACGGTCCCCGCTGTGGATGCGGCAATCAAGGCTGTTGGGAGGCCTATGCATCGGGCACAGCCCTTGCCCGTTTTGCCAGGGAGAAAATAGCCGCCGGAGAAGCCACCAAAATAAAAGAACTGGCCGGAGAAGAAAACATAAAAGCCGAGCATGTATTTGCTGCAGCAAAAAAAGGCGACAAATTTGCGCTCGAACTGATAGAGAAAGAGGGATTTTACCTGGGCGTGGGCCTTGCCAATGTGGTGAATGCTTACAACCCCAAGCGAATAGCCATAGGAGGAGGACTCACCCATGAGTGGAATATGTTTTATGACCGCATGATGCAGGTCATGCGGGAAAGGGCCCTTGGCGCCAGCATTGAAGGTTTAGAAGTGGTGAAGGCCGCACTGAGTAAAGATGTGGGAGTCATAGGTGCCGCCGCAGTGGCATGGAGTATTTGTTAA
- a CDS encoding immune inhibitor A domain-containing protein, which produces MKKLLVFLLAVTLVFGATNFCSAKGFAETQDFSRNLTPPNEAGIAKMLIQKGVIDKNASQEEMEKAVTKYLRERLTPAKTRDVDKMVLLKKIKNYNEENIQYGNMLNGRKFGKKITDIEGVKEKPWTGEVRKAKLLVLLAEFGDDEYDSGPVHNQIAKPLPEDNTSFWVEDFSQEHYEKMLFTEGGYDAIDQSGSTLHLDSMVDYYLEQSGGSFKVDGDAYGWFKLPHSEAYYGDDDPDRPGMDGVDGLYPGTPRDLVKDLLVVAREAGVPFEDYDMEDPFDLDGDGNFDEPDGIIDHLVIVHAGVDQSGGGGAQGDNAIWAHSSSVFELIPSDNPTVPYWGDNMLAYNYIIQGEDGTIGVFCHEFGHDIGLPDEYDTIYSGNGDPVGFYSLMSSGSWSGKPLGTKPTPISPWGRWILGQIWGGQWVQPTEVDFNEISDDGLFFKLDQTTSVGSNNQVVKVNLPNKLKILTEPYEGSYEWYGGKGDEIDHTVATRVYLPDAASISLDFWTWYNIEEGWDFGFVQVSTDGGVTWKSLSSERTTDAIVPDGYPAIKENMPGYTGSSGGWVHEIMDLSEYKGQNIMLQFRYMTDWATSLEGFFVDDIKVIADGNVIFHDNAENGEGQWEVNGWYITEGFEEKAHYYLLEWRNLTKTDEGLLYGYNWVDYDKGIAEYFRHEPGLIVWYRDTSYDDNWVGVHPGHGFLGIVDSHPQPMVAQGVDIRTRIQIHDAAFSLDRVQDKVFTFFGKTHTFQGKQAQPEFNDSHKYWNPKAPSSGIIVPDYGIKFKVIGRSPDFTVGEIAIYK; this is translated from the coding sequence ATGAAAAAGCTTCTGGTATTTCTCTTGGCTGTGACCCTGGTTTTTGGGGCCACAAATTTCTGCAGTGCAAAGGGATTTGCCGAAACTCAGGATTTTTCCAGAAACCTGACACCACCTAATGAAGCGGGCATCGCTAAAATGCTCATCCAGAAAGGCGTCATTGACAAAAATGCTTCTCAGGAAGAAATGGAAAAGGCGGTAACGAAGTATTTAAGGGAAAGACTGACCCCGGCAAAGACCAGAGATGTGGACAAAATGGTGCTTCTGAAGAAAATCAAGAATTACAATGAAGAAAACATTCAATACGGCAACATGCTGAACGGCAGGAAATTTGGAAAGAAAATCACGGATATTGAAGGAGTGAAGGAAAAGCCGTGGACCGGTGAAGTCCGAAAGGCAAAGCTTCTGGTGCTGCTGGCGGAATTCGGAGATGATGAATACGACAGCGGCCCAGTCCACAATCAGATTGCAAAACCTTTACCGGAGGATAACACCAGTTTCTGGGTGGAGGATTTCAGCCAGGAGCATTATGAAAAGATGCTGTTTACGGAAGGTGGCTACGATGCCATCGACCAGAGCGGCAGTACCCTGCACCTGGACAGCATGGTGGATTATTATCTGGAGCAATCCGGCGGCAGCTTCAAGGTGGATGGAGATGCATACGGCTGGTTTAAACTGCCCCATTCGGAAGCCTACTACGGGGATGATGACCCTGACAGGCCCGGCATGGACGGCGTTGACGGACTGTATCCCGGAACCCCCAGGGACCTGGTAAAAGACCTTCTTGTGGTAGCCAGAGAAGCAGGAGTTCCTTTTGAAGACTATGATATGGAAGATCCATTTGATCTGGATGGAGACGGGAATTTTGATGAACCTGACGGCATCATCGACCACCTTGTTATAGTGCATGCAGGCGTGGACCAGAGCGGAGGCGGCGGTGCTCAGGGCGACAATGCCATATGGGCCCACAGTTCCTCGGTCTTTGAGTTAATCCCCTCGGATAACCCAACGGTGCCCTACTGGGGAGACAACATGCTGGCATACAACTATATTATTCAGGGCGAGGATGGCACCATAGGCGTTTTTTGCCATGAATTCGGCCATGATATAGGCCTTCCCGATGAGTACGACACCATATACAGTGGCAACGGAGACCCTGTAGGATTCTATTCGCTAATGTCCAGCGGAAGCTGGAGCGGAAAACCACTGGGCACCAAGCCAACCCCCATAAGCCCCTGGGGCAGGTGGATACTGGGACAGATCTGGGGTGGACAGTGGGTGCAGCCCACAGAAGTTGATTTCAATGAAATTAGCGATGACGGCCTGTTCTTCAAGCTGGACCAGACCACCAGTGTGGGCAGCAACAACCAGGTTGTCAAAGTGAACCTGCCGAATAAACTAAAGATTCTAACGGAGCCCTATGAAGGAAGTTATGAATGGTATGGCGGAAAAGGCGATGAAATAGACCATACCGTAGCAACCCGGGTGTATTTGCCCGATGCCGCCAGCATATCTCTCGACTTCTGGACATGGTACAACATAGAAGAAGGATGGGATTTCGGTTTTGTCCAGGTTTCCACCGATGGTGGAGTCACCTGGAAATCCCTTTCATCGGAAAGGACCACCGATGCCATCGTGCCCGACGGCTACCCGGCTATCAAGGAAAACATGCCCGGATATACCGGCAGCAGCGGCGGATGGGTGCATGAAATTATGGACCTTTCGGAATATAAGGGCCAGAATATCATGCTCCAGTTCAGGTACATGACGGACTGGGCCACTTCTCTGGAAGGCTTCTTCGTGGATGATATCAAAGTTATTGCCGACGGAAATGTAATTTTCCATGACAATGCCGAAAATGGCGAGGGACAGTGGGAAGTCAACGGCTGGTATATCACTGAAGGGTTTGAGGAAAAGGCCCACTATTACCTGCTAGAATGGAGAAATCTCACCAAGACCGATGAAGGGCTTTTGTACGGATACAACTGGGTGGATTACGATAAGGGAATAGCCGAATATTTCAGGCATGAACCGGGGTTGATAGTATGGTACAGGGACACATCCTATGATGACAACTGGGTGGGAGTGCATCCGGGACATGGATTCCTGGGCATAGTAGATTCTCACCCGCAGCCCATGGTGGCCCAGGGTGTGGATATAAGGACCAGGATACAGATTCACGATGCGGCCTTCAGCCTGGATCGGGTACAGGACAAGGTGTTTACCTTCTTCGGCAAGACCCACACTTTCCAGGGTAAACAGGCTCAGCCCGAATTTAATGATTCCCACAAATACTGGAATCCGAAAGCCCCCAGCAGCGGCATAATAGTCCCCGATTACGGAATCAAATTCAAGGTTATAGGCCGCTCTCCCGATTTCACGGTGGGAGAAATCGCGATATATAAATAA